In Pelecanus crispus isolate bPelCri1 chromosome Z, bPelCri1.pri, whole genome shotgun sequence, the following are encoded in one genomic region:
- the CARTPT gene encoding cocaine- and amphetamine-regulated transcript protein, translated as MESCRALALCAVAAALLLGARGQGPTPPRRARDLGPPGGGGGGGGGGGASREKELIEALQEVLEKLKSKRVPHYEKKFGQVPMCDAGEQCAVRKGARIGKLCDCPRGTSCNSFLLKCL; from the exons ATGGAGAGCTGCCGGGCGCTGGCGCTCTGCGCCGTGGCGGCCGCGCTGCTGCTGGGCGCCCGCGGGCAGGGGCCgaccccgccgcgccgcgcccgcgaCCTGGGcccccccggcggcggcggcggcggcggcggcggcggcggcgcctcccGAGAGAAGGAGCtg ATCGAGGCGCtgcaggaggtgctggagaAGCTGAAGAGCAAGCGGGTCCCGCACTACGAGAAGAAGTTCGGGCAGGTGCCCATG TGCGACGCCGGGGAGCAGTGCGCCGTGAGGAAGGGGGCCCGCATCGGGAAGCTCTGCGACTGCCCCCGGGGCACTTCGTGcaattccttcctcctcaagtgCCTGTAA